A stretch of the Cryptosporangium phraense genome encodes the following:
- a CDS encoding FtsX-like permease family protein → MIRLGVGRRLPAGRRLPAGRWLPVVHWPSVLGRARADRGPLALVAAVVLVVTLLAAAVPPLMDSTATDATRDAIRRAGSDATVSVDANWDDDYGQNGGRIRNADLAKDMAGFFDRAEYALAPNLRKTLRPPVTTATSISLNVAAGTIPRRFQLDYVRDDHGGPAVTWVSGHAPRGTVTGSAETTFADGPWEAQVGLSEAEAADLKLGPGDHIPLADNQRNPYKVLISGVFRPVDVQDPAWEFVPWVLKPTPGLDGPGTVRLGGLLSDESLPDGRLALQPDQFSRTVWFAADPDQLTWESAQQLAATVVALKASSGSSALRDTSLRWDTQLDRVLNTVRQQVDAAYAQASVLVIAVLAGAVLVLLLAADLLARRRGPALIAARQRGASLPGFVAELLIESAAVTLPAAAAGLLLSWLVAGGAALTWTLVVVVAALLAGPAFGTFTAARATRDRRAPANRAARRREERTAQLRRVTVDVAFVAVAVAAVVALRQRGITAAGGAALPASAPALGIVAGALLVLRVVPAGTGLVLRQALRSRLPLVVFGAARAAATAGRALPLLVLTVTTALAAFALTLDTTTARGAEDGAWRTVGADARLDVPYDDTAETPRLAARITAAPGVTQVATGQVTGIVRAIAGGDALTPGLVAVDASAFERLLASNPLPDAPELGRLTATGGRIPALVRSDDGSLRPGVTLQILRSGAAPVEITAVGTAPPVDGLPDVILVDAARAGLPYAPNTVWVNGPGAAQAIRATGGAPLVRADVLADRERAPINAGLTALERAAAVTLLVLGLLGFALSAASSAPERWTTLARLRTLGLRPRDTHRVAGAELLPPVLVAVVCGPLLGLLLVTLTFGPLGLRTLTGQAADPSTVVPWWLVGAVAVVLLGALVAIVAAEARVRRRRRLGEVLRVGS, encoded by the coding sequence ATGATCCGGCTCGGGGTCGGGCGACGGCTTCCGGCCGGGCGGCGGCTTCCGGCCGGTCGCTGGCTCCCGGTCGTGCACTGGCCGAGCGTGCTCGGCCGGGCGCGGGCCGACCGCGGGCCGCTGGCGCTGGTCGCGGCCGTCGTCCTCGTCGTCACGCTGCTGGCCGCGGCCGTGCCCCCGCTGATGGACTCGACCGCCACCGACGCCACCCGGGACGCGATCCGGCGGGCCGGCTCGGACGCGACCGTCTCGGTGGACGCGAACTGGGACGACGACTACGGCCAGAACGGGGGACGCATCCGGAACGCGGACCTGGCCAAGGACATGGCCGGCTTCTTCGACCGCGCCGAGTACGCGCTCGCCCCGAACCTGCGCAAGACGCTGCGCCCACCGGTGACGACCGCCACCAGCATCTCGCTGAACGTCGCCGCGGGCACGATCCCGCGCCGGTTCCAGCTCGACTACGTGCGCGACGATCACGGCGGCCCGGCCGTCACCTGGGTGTCCGGCCACGCCCCCCGCGGAACCGTGACGGGCAGCGCCGAGACGACGTTCGCCGACGGGCCGTGGGAGGCGCAGGTCGGCCTGTCCGAGGCCGAGGCCGCCGACCTGAAGCTCGGCCCCGGCGACCACATCCCGCTCGCGGACAACCAGCGCAACCCCTACAAGGTGCTGATCAGCGGTGTCTTCCGGCCGGTGGACGTCCAGGACCCGGCCTGGGAGTTCGTCCCCTGGGTGCTGAAGCCGACGCCCGGCCTCGACGGCCCGGGCACGGTCCGGCTCGGCGGCCTGCTCTCCGACGAGTCCCTTCCGGACGGACGGCTCGCGCTGCAGCCCGACCAGTTCAGCCGCACGGTCTGGTTCGCGGCCGACCCGGACCAGCTCACCTGGGAGTCCGCGCAGCAGCTGGCGGCCACCGTCGTCGCGCTGAAGGCGTCGTCGGGCTCGTCGGCCCTGCGGGACACGTCGCTCCGGTGGGACACCCAGCTCGACCGCGTGCTGAACACGGTCCGGCAGCAGGTGGACGCGGCCTACGCGCAGGCGTCGGTGCTGGTGATCGCCGTGCTGGCCGGGGCCGTGCTCGTGCTGCTGCTCGCGGCCGACCTGCTGGCCCGCCGCCGGGGCCCGGCCCTGATCGCGGCCCGGCAGCGGGGCGCGTCCCTGCCCGGATTCGTGGCCGAGCTGCTGATCGAGTCGGCCGCGGTGACGCTGCCGGCCGCCGCGGCCGGGCTGCTGCTCTCCTGGCTCGTGGCCGGCGGAGCGGCGCTGACCTGGACGCTCGTCGTCGTGGTGGCCGCGCTGCTGGCCGGGCCGGCGTTCGGCACGTTCACCGCGGCCCGGGCCACCCGGGACCGGCGGGCGCCGGCCAACCGCGCGGCCCGCCGCCGGGAGGAACGCACGGCCCAGCTCCGTCGGGTGACGGTCGACGTCGCGTTCGTGGCCGTGGCGGTCGCGGCCGTCGTCGCGCTGCGCCAGCGCGGGATCACCGCGGCGGGCGGGGCGGCGCTGCCCGCGAGCGCGCCCGCGCTGGGAATCGTCGCCGGCGCGCTGCTGGTGCTGCGGGTGGTGCCGGCCGGCACCGGGCTGGTGCTCCGGCAGGCGCTGCGCTCCCGGCTCCCGCTGGTCGTCTTCGGCGCCGCCCGGGCCGCCGCGACCGCCGGCCGCGCGTTGCCGCTGCTGGTGCTGACCGTCACGACCGCGCTCGCCGCGTTCGCGCTGACGCTCGACACGACCACCGCGCGCGGTGCCGAGGACGGCGCCTGGCGCACGGTCGGGGCCGATGCCCGCCTGGACGTCCCGTACGACGACACCGCGGAGACCCCGCGTCTCGCCGCCCGGATCACGGCCGCGCCGGGCGTCACCCAGGTCGCCACCGGGCAGGTCACCGGCATCGTCCGGGCGATCGCCGGTGGCGACGCGCTCACGCCGGGCCTGGTGGCGGTCGACGCGTCCGCGTTCGAGCGGCTGCTGGCCTCCAACCCGCTGCCGGACGCACCCGAGCTGGGCCGGCTGACCGCCACCGGCGGCCGGATCCCGGCCCTCGTCCGGTCGGACGACGGCAGCCTCCGGCCCGGCGTGACGCTGCAGATCCTCCGCAGCGGGGCCGCCCCGGTCGAGATCACCGCGGTCGGCACCGCGCCCCCGGTCGACGGCCTTCCGGACGTCATCCTGGTGGACGCGGCCCGGGCCGGCCTGCCGTACGCGCCGAACACCGTGTGGGTGAACGGGCCCGGCGCGGCCCAGGCGATCCGCGCGACCGGAGGCGCGCCGCTCGTGCGGGCCGACGTCCTCGCCGACCGCGAACGCGCGCCGATCAACGCCGGGCTGACCGCGCTGGAACGGGCGGCGGCGGTGACGCTGCTCGTGCTGGGCCTGCTCGGCTTCGCGCTCAGCGCCGCGTCCAGCGCGCCGGAACGCTGGACGACGCTGGCCCGGCTCCGCACGCTCGGGCTCCGGCCCCGCGACACGCACCGGGTCGCCGGGGCCGAGTTGTTGCCGCCGGTGCTCGTCGCCGTGGTGTGCGGGCCGCTGCTGGGCCTGCTGCTGGTGACGCTGACGTTCGGCCCGCTCGGCCTGCGGACGCTCACCGGGCAGGCCGCCGACCCGTCGACCGTGGTGCCGTGGTGGCTGGTCGGTGCGGTGGCGGTGGTGCTGCTGGGGGCGTTGGTCGCGATCGTGGCCGCTGAAGCGCGGGTCCGTCGTCGGCGGCGGCTGGGTGAGGTTCTCCGAGTGGGTTCGTAA